A single window of Nicotiana tomentosiformis chromosome 1, ASM39032v3, whole genome shotgun sequence DNA harbors:
- the LOC138909189 gene encoding uncharacterized protein: protein MEAVELASYRLKEVAYSWFELYEESHEEGSPPARWSEIADAFIDHFLPAETKAARAAEFENQRQGNLSVWEYHMRFERMSKYAIYMLPTMKARVRLFVQGLSPLVINKAATAALNSDVNYGKMVIFAQATDTRKLKNKMEREGSNKAQSAGNFSGSSGGGGGGRLAFRGGSSEPPQSFAQSLVSAQPLGPRQTIKIEFPNEPLIEWKGDDVVSKGVFISYLKATKLINKGCIYHLVWVTDTDAEAPTLEHAAYIYSTLLNGTDKIEGTKGAVEEFVREGFHLAECVALGRTGPLCKKERWVTENVEGIKVDPQKIGAVKNWPRPTAPTEICSFLGLAGYYKRFMEGFYTLASPLTKLKQKAVKFQWSDACEKSFQELKSRLTTTPVLTLQVGTDGFVVYCYASRIGLGCVLMQHGKVIVLHLTVLR from the exons ATGGAAGCAGTGGAGTTAgcttcctaccgcctgaaagaggtggcatattcttggtttgagctgtatGAGGAGTCccatgaggaggggagccctccagcgaggtggagtgagattgctgatgccttcattgatcatttcttgcctgccgagactaaggcagcccgtgccgctgagtttgaaaatCAGAGGCAAGGTaacctgagtgtgtgggagtaccatatgagattcgagcgcatgtccaagtatgctatttacatgttgcccactatgaaGGCTAGAGTGCGCTTGTTTGTGCAGGGCctcagccccttggttattaataaggccgctacagctgccttgaattctgatgtgaactatgggaagatggtgatatttgctcaagccacagataCCCGTAAATTAAAGAAtaaaatggagcgagagggtagcaataaggcccAGTCCGCGGGAAACTTtagtggttcttctggtggtggtggtggtggcagGTTggcttttaggggagggtcatcagagccaccccagtcctttgctcagtctttagTCAGTGCTCAGCCATTAGGGCCCAGACA AACTATTAAgattgaatttccaaatgagccactTATTGAATGGAAAGGGGATGATGTGGTGTCGAAGGGTgtgtttatttcctatcttaaggccacaaagttgatcaacaaggggtgtatttaccatttggtttgggttacagacaccgatgctgaggcacctacacttga gcacgcagcctatatctattccaccctactgAATGGCACCGAcaaaattgaaggaactaaaggagcagttgaagaatttgttagagaagggtttcatctggccgagtgtgtcgccttagggcgCACTGGTcctctttgtaagaaagaaagatgggtcactgagaatgt agaaggaattaaggttgatcctcagaagattggagctgtgaagaattggcctagacctacagcTCCAACAGAGAtttgcagtttcttgggcttagctgggtattacaaaaGGTTTATGGAGGGGTTCTATACTCTTGCctccccattgactaaattgaagcagaaggcagttaagttccaatggtcagatgcttgtgaaaagagcttccaagagttgaaatcaagattgactacgacaccggtgttgaccctacaagtgggtacagatgggtttgtggtatattgttaTGCTTCAAGgattggacttgggtgtgtattgatgcaacatggcaaggtgatcgtGTTGCACCTCACagtattacgatga